In Puniceicoccus vermicola, one DNA window encodes the following:
- the pnp gene encoding polyribonucleotide nucleotidyltransferase has protein sequence MEQKHTVRVEELGLEIGTGSLANLASGAVTISLGETTLFASACAAKTLRPGQDFFPLTVDYREKFAAAGRFPGGYFKREARPTEKEILTSRLCDRPLRPLFPKGFMNEVQVIGMALSIDGIHEPDILMVNAASAALIVSDIPWNGPVGCVRVGEIDGEFVVNPTQEQMFDSTLDLIYVGNEKEMMMIEGSADFISKERFQEALAYGQEKIQPIIAAQKELAAKVAKAKSEFELYIAKPEILALCRELAGDKLEEAIFIDDKQSRGAAVDKIKAEVAEAVKAKVGEEEFDEDQISLSFEVLQEEVYRSNILEKGKRADGRGPGDLREISAQTGVLPKVHGTAIFNRGETQALVYTTLGTSKDSQDLDALTGGANAKSFYLHYNFPPYSVGETGRFGFTGRREIGHGNLAERSLLPIIPSEDDFPYAIRIVSEIMGSNGSTSMASICGGCLSMMDAGVPVSAMVAGISAGLVTEMNDEGEITKYKVLTDIIGAEDHFGDMDFKIAGSRDGITGFQLDLKIQGIPFDIAHEAIEAATEARLKIIDKMAEALPEPRTEINPNAPRIHSMKIDPDKIGALIGPGGKNIRRIQELTGAEIDINEDNSGRLLVFARGADTLQRAIEEIDLCTAEIEVGRIYKGIVRGVKDFGAFVECLPGKEGLCHISELADFRVKKTEDVCKLGDELVVKCIGIDDKGRVKLSRKAAMAEEAEPETADAEA, from the coding sequence ATGGAACAAAAGCACACCGTCCGGGTTGAAGAACTCGGCCTCGAAATCGGTACCGGCAGCCTTGCCAATCTGGCAAGCGGCGCCGTCACAATCTCTCTCGGCGAGACCACTCTCTTTGCGAGTGCCTGCGCCGCGAAAACTCTCCGTCCGGGACAGGATTTCTTCCCTCTCACGGTCGACTACCGCGAAAAGTTTGCGGCTGCGGGACGTTTTCCCGGTGGCTACTTCAAGCGTGAAGCTCGCCCGACCGAGAAGGAAATCCTGACCTCCCGTCTTTGCGACCGTCCCCTGCGTCCCCTCTTCCCGAAGGGATTCATGAACGAAGTCCAGGTCATCGGCATGGCCCTCTCGATCGACGGGATCCATGAGCCGGACATCCTGATGGTCAACGCCGCTTCGGCAGCTCTGATCGTCTCGGACATTCCATGGAACGGCCCAGTCGGCTGCGTTCGCGTGGGTGAAATCGACGGCGAATTCGTCGTCAACCCAACGCAAGAGCAGATGTTCGACTCCACCCTCGACCTGATTTATGTTGGGAACGAGAAGGAGATGATGATGATCGAAGGCAGCGCTGACTTCATCTCGAAGGAACGCTTCCAGGAAGCCCTCGCCTACGGCCAGGAAAAGATCCAGCCGATCATCGCCGCACAGAAGGAACTCGCTGCCAAGGTCGCCAAGGCCAAGAGCGAATTCGAACTCTACATCGCCAAACCCGAGATCCTCGCCCTTTGCCGCGAGTTGGCCGGGGACAAGCTCGAAGAAGCGATCTTCATCGACGATAAACAGTCCCGCGGGGCCGCCGTCGACAAGATCAAGGCCGAAGTCGCCGAAGCCGTGAAGGCCAAGGTCGGCGAAGAGGAATTCGACGAAGATCAGATCTCCCTCTCATTCGAAGTGCTGCAGGAAGAAGTCTACCGCTCGAACATCCTCGAAAAGGGCAAGCGCGCCGACGGACGTGGCCCCGGAGACCTCCGCGAGATTTCGGCTCAGACCGGCGTCCTCCCGAAGGTTCACGGCACCGCCATCTTCAACCGCGGCGAAACCCAGGCTCTGGTTTACACCACTCTCGGCACCAGCAAAGACTCGCAGGACCTCGACGCCCTCACCGGCGGCGCCAATGCCAAGTCTTTCTACCTGCACTACAACTTCCCGCCTTACTCGGTCGGGGAAACCGGTCGCTTCGGCTTCACCGGTCGTCGTGAAATCGGTCACGGAAATCTCGCAGAGCGCTCGCTGCTGCCGATCATTCCGTCCGAAGACGACTTCCCCTACGCCATCCGGATCGTTTCCGAGATCATGGGCTCCAATGGCTCGACCTCCATGGCTTCGATCTGCGGAGGTTGCCTCTCAATGATGGACGCCGGGGTGCCGGTCTCGGCCATGGTCGCCGGGATCTCCGCCGGTCTCGTCACCGAGATGAACGACGAAGGCGAAATCACCAAGTACAAGGTTCTCACCGACATCATCGGTGCGGAAGACCACTTCGGTGACATGGACTTCAAGATCGCCGGTAGCCGTGACGGAATCACCGGATTCCAGCTGGACCTCAAGATCCAGGGCATCCCCTTCGACATCGCTCACGAAGCGATCGAAGCCGCGACGGAAGCTCGCTTGAAGATCATCGACAAGATGGCCGAAGCTCTGCCGGAACCGCGCACCGAGATCAACCCGAACGCACCGCGCATCCACTCGATGAAGATCGATCCGGACAAGATCGGTGCCCTCATCGGCCCCGGCGGCAAGAACATCCGCCGCATCCAGGAACTTACCGGTGCCGAAATCGACATCAACGAGGACAACAGCGGTCGCCTGCTCGTCTTCGCCCGCGGAGCCGACACGCTCCAACGCGCCATCGAAGAAATCGACCTCTGCACCGCAGAGATCGAAGTGGGCCGGATCTACAAGGGTATCGTTCGCGGCGTGAAGGACTTCGGCGCATTCGTCGAATGTCTCCCCGGCAAGGAAGGCCTCTGCCACATCTCCGAACTCGCCGACTTCCG
- the rpsO gene encoding 30S ribosomal protein S15, with translation MDKEKIISEFQTHEGDSGSAEVQIALLTARVSHLTEHLRTHRKDFHSRRGLLKMTARRRKLLDYVKRHDLDKYNELLKRLNIRR, from the coding sequence ATCGATAAAGAAAAGATCATCTCTGAATTCCAGACTCACGAAGGCGACAGCGGTTCCGCTGAGGTCCAGATTGCGCTGCTGACCGCACGCGTCTCTCACCTGACCGAACACCTTCGTACGCACCGGAAGGATTTTCACTCCCGCCGCGGACTTCTGAAGATGACAGCTCGCCGTCGTAAACTGCTCGACTACGTCAAGCGCCACGACCTCGACAAGTACAACGAGCTGCTGAAACGTCTGAACATCCGCCGATAA